One genomic region from Marinobacter szutsaonensis encodes:
- a CDS encoding NrdJb, translated as MTVKISNKIVGYRVKKAETETPTEHQAPVQAETKPVEMNEYIERPDFLLGTTYKIKPPVAEHAMYITINDILLNEGTDHESRQPYEVFINSKSMEHFQWVIALTRVISAVFRKGGDVTFLVEELRSVYDPNGGYFKKGGVFMPSLVAEIGAVIEKHLKAIGLLESEEMSETTKRILAEKRAEFEASQSTATNDDTSNDYPANATMCGKCSTKAVIVMDGCATCLACGDSKCG; from the coding sequence ATGACAGTCAAAATCAGCAACAAAATCGTCGGCTACCGCGTTAAGAAGGCCGAAACCGAAACCCCGACCGAGCACCAGGCGCCGGTGCAAGCGGAAACCAAGCCCGTTGAGATGAACGAATACATCGAACGGCCGGACTTCCTGCTGGGCACCACCTACAAGATCAAGCCGCCGGTGGCCGAGCACGCGATGTACATCACCATCAACGACATCCTGCTCAACGAAGGTACCGACCACGAAAGCCGGCAGCCGTACGAAGTGTTCATCAACTCCAAGTCGATGGAGCACTTCCAGTGGGTCATCGCCCTCACCCGCGTCATCTCCGCGGTGTTCCGCAAAGGCGGTGACGTGACCTTCCTGGTGGAAGAGCTGCGTTCCGTATACGACCCCAACGGCGGCTACTTCAAGAAAGGCGGCGTATTCATGCCTTCACTGGTAGCCGAAATCGGCGCCGTGATCGAGAAGCACCTGAAGGCCATCGGCCTGCTGGAAAGCGAGGAAATGAGCGAAACCACCAAGCGCATCCTCGCCGAAAAGCGCGCCGAGTTCGAAGCCAGCCAGAGCACAGCTACGAATGATGACACCAGCAACGACTACCCCGCTAACGCCACCATGTGCGGCAAGTGCAGCACCAAGGCGGTGATCGTGATGGACGGTTGTGCGACCTGCCTGGCTTGTGGCGATAGCAAGTGCGGTTGA